In Fibrobacter sp. UWB15, the following proteins share a genomic window:
- a CDS encoding viroplasmin family protein: MPKQKFYAIKSPNESKIVMTWAECEKLTHGVKGVLFKSFGSRAEAEAWISGMEAPVPEGLRVFVDGSFSPGFAKSGWAFVVTENDKEIARGSGITAFDAESRNIDGEVMASYQAMRWLDANDKCGVICHDYEGIARWAKGEWQAKSNIAKRYVAAAQPYLHRVSFEKVEAHTGVKWNELVDKLAKDAIARAKK, encoded by the coding sequence ATGCCTAAACAGAAATTCTATGCGATAAAGTCCCCGAACGAAAGTAAAATCGTTATGACTTGGGCCGAATGTGAAAAATTGACCCATGGGGTCAAAGGTGTACTCTTTAAATCCTTTGGTTCCCGCGCCGAGGCGGAAGCGTGGATTTCTGGAATGGAAGCTCCTGTGCCCGAAGGCTTACGCGTTTTTGTAGACGGATCCTTCTCGCCGGGATTTGCGAAATCGGGTTGGGCATTCGTTGTGACCGAAAATGATAAAGAAATCGCCCGCGGTTCTGGCATTACGGCCTTCGATGCTGAAAGTCGTAATATTGACGGCGAAGTGATGGCCTCTTACCAAGCCATGCGCTGGCTCGATGCCAACGACAAATGCGGCGTCATTTGCCACGACTATGAAGGCATTGCGCGTTGGGCAAAAGGCGAATGGCAAGCGAAGAGCAATATCGCCAAGCGTTATGTGGCTGCGGCCCAGCCTTACTTGCATCGCGTGAGTTTTGAAAAGGTGGAAGCCCATACCGGTGTCAAGTGGAACGAACTTGTGGACAAACTAGCAAAGGATGCCATTGCCCGCGCCAAGAAATGA
- a CDS encoding U32 family peptidase, which yields MNSIAQITPELLLPVGTREMLEAAVNNGADAVYFGVPHWNARGRTEDFTFDDVRDMIRYARIHGVRTFLAMNVLVFERELQELPEFLEKIISLEPDAFIIQDIGLARLIRAICPNQEIHASTQMTLASAEGVNLVKSIGFNRAVLARELSVKEIAAIKAATDLELEVFIHGALCVSYSGQCLTSENFGGRSANRGQCAQNCRLPYRIFVDGKEFRDTDAQYLFSTRDLCALPKLEELEEIGVNSLKVEGRLKSPEYVAAVSRAYRKALNRIPLDAKDMEPLEVLFSRGLTTGWLDGDNHQELVNGTFSNHHGMVLGQVVKADRGQIIVDLDSAISDAGENACYPQPGDGILFENAALGVSIGSRLYAAQVTHLPHAKRGDPKLLKLEFGREFDTRQIAVGMQVYRNDSPALERELRKTFTDREQLARLPIHMTLSGKIGGPLKLSVYDSPKNAVEVEADFTLEEARNKGNDADKALRELAQKELSGLSATAYQLKHLDIQVDRGAFIPGKILRTLRQAAIEKLDEKRTEWKVLNPSAEAGKKFLNETRIKFKSGAASSGAPAANGTTHPIISVLVRNPDQIAALKGLDIDRVIMDFDWGVKYDESLQQIRDLGFAAGMATLRIHKPGESHYLKNILRLCPDFALVRNLGALSILKESGIPLTGDYSLNAANSASYDWLLSQGLTTLHPSWDLNSTQLFDLLENIDGERLELTLHQYMPAFHSEYCAFARALTTGRRFPECDKICTKHKVEILDHKGERHFLQSDAECRNTLFVGKPQSALKLLPRLRTAGVNHFRLEMLTEDAETVRRKVLIYTQAIQGKISIEDAIREAGIQEKYGLSEGQLFNESTWQDRKK from the coding sequence ATGAATTCAATCGCGCAGATAACGCCGGAACTGCTTTTACCGGTGGGAACCCGTGAAATGCTCGAAGCAGCCGTGAACAACGGAGCCGACGCCGTATACTTTGGAGTCCCCCACTGGAACGCCCGCGGCCGCACCGAAGACTTTACGTTTGACGACGTGCGCGACATGATCCGCTACGCCCGCATTCACGGAGTGCGCACCTTCTTGGCCATGAACGTGCTTGTTTTTGAGCGCGAGCTGCAAGAATTGCCTGAATTCCTCGAAAAAATCATTTCGCTTGAACCCGACGCCTTCATTATCCAGGACATCGGTCTTGCCCGCCTGATTCGCGCCATTTGCCCGAACCAGGAAATCCACGCCAGCACACAAATGACGCTTGCTAGCGCCGAGGGCGTGAATCTGGTGAAATCCATCGGATTCAACCGCGCGGTACTCGCCCGCGAACTTTCGGTGAAAGAAATTGCCGCCATCAAGGCCGCCACCGATCTCGAACTCGAAGTATTCATTCACGGGGCGCTTTGCGTCAGCTACTCGGGCCAGTGCCTGACCAGCGAAAACTTCGGCGGCCGCAGCGCGAATCGCGGCCAATGCGCCCAAAATTGCCGACTCCCCTACCGCATTTTTGTGGACGGCAAGGAATTCCGCGACACCGACGCCCAATACCTCTTTAGCACTCGCGACCTATGCGCCCTGCCGAAACTAGAGGAACTCGAAGAAATCGGCGTGAATTCGCTCAAAGTCGAGGGTCGCCTCAAGAGCCCCGAATACGTAGCCGCCGTTTCACGCGCCTACCGTAAGGCGTTGAACCGGATTCCGCTTGACGCCAAGGACATGGAACCGCTCGAAGTGCTATTCAGCCGCGGGCTTACCACCGGTTGGCTCGACGGAGACAATCACCAGGAGCTGGTGAACGGCACCTTCAGCAATCACCATGGTATGGTCCTCGGGCAAGTCGTGAAGGCAGACCGCGGGCAGATTATTGTCGATCTCGACAGTGCAATCTCCGACGCCGGCGAAAACGCTTGCTACCCGCAACCGGGCGACGGCATTCTGTTTGAAAATGCGGCTCTCGGCGTGAGTATCGGCAGCCGCCTGTACGCCGCGCAAGTCACCCATTTACCGCACGCCAAGCGCGGCGACCCCAAGCTCTTGAAACTTGAATTCGGGCGTGAATTCGATACCCGCCAGATTGCCGTGGGCATGCAAGTTTACCGCAACGACTCGCCCGCGCTTGAACGCGAGTTGCGCAAGACTTTTACCGACCGCGAACAACTCGCACGCTTGCCGATACACATGACGCTTTCAGGAAAAATCGGCGGCCCGCTCAAGCTTTCCGTTTACGACTCGCCGAAAAACGCCGTCGAAGTCGAGGCCGATTTTACTCTCGAAGAAGCCCGCAACAAAGGAAACGATGCCGACAAGGCGCTCCGCGAACTTGCCCAAAAAGAACTTTCGGGCCTGAGCGCCACAGCCTACCAGCTAAAGCACTTGGACATTCAAGTGGACCGCGGCGCATTCATCCCCGGAAAAATCCTTCGTACGCTCCGCCAGGCCGCCATCGAAAAGCTCGACGAAAAGCGCACCGAATGGAAGGTTTTGAACCCGAGCGCAGAGGCCGGCAAAAAATTCTTGAACGAGACCCGCATCAAGTTCAAGTCCGGCGCAGCTAGCAGCGGTGCACCTGCCGCCAACGGCACCACGCACCCGATTATCAGTGTCCTTGTCCGCAATCCCGACCAAATTGCAGCCCTCAAGGGCCTCGATATCGACCGCGTTATCATGGATTTCGACTGGGGCGTCAAATACGACGAATCCCTGCAGCAAATTCGCGACCTCGGCTTTGCGGCGGGCATGGCGACGCTTCGCATCCACAAGCCGGGCGAAAGCCATTACCTCAAGAACATCTTGCGGCTTTGCCCGGACTTTGCCCTGGTGCGAAACCTGGGAGCGCTCTCGATCCTTAAAGAAAGTGGAATTCCGCTCACCGGCGACTACAGCTTGAACGCTGCCAACAGCGCAAGCTACGACTGGCTCCTCTCGCAGGGGCTAACCACGCTCCATCCATCGTGGGACCTCAACAGCACGCAGCTCTTTGACCTTCTCGAAAACATCGACGGAGAGCGCCTGGAACTCACGCTGCACCAGTACATGCCCGCCTTCCATTCGGAATACTGCGCCTTCGCCCGCGCACTCACCACAGGCCGCCGCTTCCCCGAATGCGACAAGATTTGCACCAAGCACAAGGTGGAAATCCTGGACCACAAGGGCGAACGCCACTTTTTGCAGAGCGACGCCGAATGCCGCAACACGCTCTTTGTGGGCAAGCCACAATCGGCCCTCAAACTGCTCCCCCGCCTCCGCACCGCAGGCGTGAACCACTTCCGCCTCGAAATGCTCACCGAAGACGCCGAAACCGTGCGCCGCAAGGTGCTCATTTACACGCAGGCCATCCAAGGTAAAATCTCTATCGAAGACGCCATCCGCGAAGCGGGCATTCAAGAAAAGTACGGCCTTTCCGAAGGCCAGCTCTTTAACGAAAGTACCTGGCAAGACCGCAAGAAATAA
- the rpiA gene encoding ribose-5-phosphate isomerase RpiA has translation MASMDELKKAAGVRAADMIKDGMTVGLGTGSTAAHMVNRLAERIKTEGLHVVGVSTSWSTTLQCRSLGIPLKEMGEVSHLDMVIDGADEIDDQRNLIKGRGAAHLLEKIVASMTDNYVIIADSGKKVNKLGEKFAVPLEIIPGAIAVVTERVKKLGGDLKVRMGAPGKDGPVISDSGNLIADAKFGIIEDADKLARNLEHIVGIVGHGLFVGMATKVILADAEKGLVEF, from the coding sequence ATGGCATCGATGGACGAACTCAAGAAGGCTGCAGGCGTACGCGCGGCAGATATGATCAAGGACGGCATGACCGTGGGTCTTGGAACGGGTAGCACCGCCGCCCACATGGTGAACCGCCTTGCCGAGCGCATCAAGACAGAAGGCTTGCATGTTGTGGGCGTGAGCACGAGCTGGAGCACCACGCTGCAATGCCGAAGCCTCGGCATTCCGCTCAAAGAAATGGGCGAAGTGAGCCACCTCGATATGGTGATTGACGGTGCCGACGAAATCGACGACCAGCGCAATTTGATCAAGGGCCGCGGGGCTGCCCACCTGCTCGAAAAGATTGTGGCCTCGATGACGGACAACTACGTGATTATCGCGGACAGCGGCAAGAAGGTGAACAAGCTCGGCGAAAAGTTCGCGGTACCGCTGGAAATCATTCCGGGCGCAATCGCCGTGGTGACCGAACGCGTGAAAAAGCTCGGCGGCGACTTGAAGGTACGCATGGGCGCTCCGGGCAAGGACGGTCCGGTGATTAGCGATAGCGGCAACCTGATTGCAGACGCCAAGTTCGGCATTATCGAAGACGCCGACAAGCTCGCCCGCAACCTGGAACACATCGTGGGTATCGTGGGTCATGGCCTGTTCGTGGGCATGGCGACCAAGGTGATTCTCGCCGACGCCGAAAAGGGCCTCGTGGAATTCTAG
- a CDS encoding peptidylprolyl isomerase: protein MEIIQDKLKVSIAYSLKERTGKILEEVPASYPFVYIHGFNNIIPGLEDALEGRHLNESFSVDIPFEQGYGPYRPDLVMEVPKDELREVGEIWLGMELEMYMDEDVREFQLPETADEFVDGLNLDDDEESDGIYTIKEIKKDTVVVDGNHPFAGKDLTFDVTVVAIEQPSFTELESGYPDREEDFDNFDDGFDGADGEDFDDNNHNRRWR from the coding sequence ATGGAAATTATTCAAGACAAGCTGAAGGTCAGCATTGCCTATTCCTTGAAGGAACGCACCGGAAAGATTCTCGAAGAAGTGCCCGCGAGCTACCCGTTCGTGTACATTCACGGGTTCAACAACATTATTCCGGGGCTTGAAGACGCGCTGGAAGGCCGTCACTTGAATGAAAGTTTTTCTGTCGATATTCCGTTTGAACAGGGCTACGGCCCCTACCGTCCCGACTTGGTGATGGAGGTCCCGAAGGACGAACTCCGCGAGGTGGGCGAAATCTGGCTCGGAATGGAGCTCGAGATGTACATGGACGAGGACGTGCGCGAATTCCAGCTGCCGGAGACGGCGGACGAGTTCGTGGACGGGCTGAATCTGGACGACGACGAGGAATCCGACGGGATTTACACGATCAAGGAAATCAAGAAGGACACGGTGGTCGTGGACGGGAACCACCCCTTTGCAGGAAAGGACCTGACTTTCGACGTGACGGTGGTCGCTATCGAGCAGCCGAGTTTTACCGAGCTCGAAAGCGGCTACCCCGACCGCGAAGAGGATTTTGACAATTTTGACGACGGCTTCGACGGGGCCGACGGCGAAGATTTTGACGACAACAACCACAACAGGAGATGGCGCTAA